The region TTTAAAGAAGGGAACCAATTGAAGCCCTTCTCCTTGTCTTCGCCATCACTCTCGTTGGGAGACAGAACCTGTTGAGGGCTGGAAGAGCTTCATGCACAGCAGAGATCTCAGGCTGCTCGTGAGGTGAGTGCGGGTTTTaacattcattttcttctttcttttaaccTGTAGGACCtcaaaaatgtgtatttttttagaGAATTTGTGCTGAAGGATGGAATCATCTGTACATTTGCACCTGAGCTGAGGTTAGCGTGCAGAACCGTCTGCTCTCTCTTAGCTGCTAATTAACGGAGCTCTTCATCGCACCTTCAACTCTGATCTTCTGCCTCAGCATCTTTGTTGACCCCGAACGCTCACAGCCACTCTGGGGTGATTAACGCCATGATGGCTGCATCTTTGAGCGGCCGTCCCCCCCCCGAGACCCTCCCTGAGCCACTCGCAGCTGATGCCCAGGGAGCAGAATTAACAAGCAAATTGAAACAGCTTCCAACCCCGACGGCCCCTTCAGCAACACCCTCGCGCTCCTCTGCTGGGTGAAGCGTCGCTCTGCGTCCATGCGCGctgacattttctctctttAGAACTTCATGTTTCGTCTTTTCCTGCAGGCTGTCCGCGTTTACCGGGGGGACGAGGGATGTCCAACAACATGGCCAAGATTGCAGATGCCCGGAAGACCGTAGAACAGCTGAAGCTGGAGGTGAACATCGAGAGGATGATGGTGAGCGAGGAGCGACGCCCAGGCGTCTTCTGGTTCAGTGGGACGATTTCTACTATCTCAGACGATGAACTCGTTGTTTCCCTGCAGGTGTCCAAGGCTGCAGCGGATCTGATGGCCTACTGTGAGAACCACGCCAAGGAGGACCCTTTGGTGACCCCGGTGCCTTCCTCTGAGAACCCCTTTAGGGAGAAGAAGCTCTTCTGCACAATCTTGTAGCCCACCCCCCCCTTTTGGATCAATGCCCCGCGTCACGTGAAGCAGAAACCTTCGTGTCTGTTTAAATGTCGTTTCAATCTCGGGCGACTGGACTTTAGAAATGTCCCTCACCTGAATACGTGAATGACGGCGATAAAAGGTATCACTGGGTTCAAAGGTTGCGTCACGTTGGAACCAGCTggcccctcctcacacacagacctgaGCTTACACATTAACTCCAGCTGGCAATAAGGAAGagctgctttgatctttttttgttgttgtttgagaCCTTTAATCTGCCTGTATTGACATTGATATTCATGATTACTGTTGGAATTTTTTGGGAACGTGcaaataaaccaaaaacaaataaaaaaaccacTTAAAATAAGCGCACAGGTTGGGCAGGTGCTGTTTTCTCCCATCACATCGCTGCAGCAGGGTCCCGAGAGGATGTCCCTCAGTGCTGGAGACCAATCGGAGCGCAGGGCGGAGCTTTGATGTCAGTCACAGGTAGGGCGCTCAGACAACAGGTGTGCACACTCTCTGGCAGCCCTGCGTGTCCTCACTCCGACAGCTGCGAACATCCACAGATTTCCCTGGAGCTCTTTGAGGCGAGGGGGCGGCAGCATATAGGGGATAAGGTACGTGCTGATCTTCCCTCCAATGTTACACCTGTGCTGAGTCTTGAAATACCAGTTTGCCTTGATAAACACACAGAGCTAACAGCACCTGCTGCCTGGCAGTGACGCTGGTTTACCTGTCGACCGGAGTCACATGGAGACGACCAGGAAAAACTTGTCTGGCTGAGCACGTACATTCAGaacacacccaccccccacgATCGCAGAGCTGGCGACACAAGGAAGTGACGGAAAATCACAAAGGCTGACTGTTGAATATTTATCTGTTAACATTCCTGGTAGCTCCCGGGTCAATGCCAGCGTTTTAACATTATTGACCAGCACGTCCGGGCCCAACGAGGCCCTGGCTTGATTTGAATTCCCATTTGTTAGACAAATCGGCAGGTTCTCTGCCCCTCCCGTGACCCGATCTTCTTTTGCTTGTAGCTTTCTACCTCTCAGGTGACACAACGCTCCAGGCAAGCGCTCCTGACGGTCTGCTGTTCCAGGCCTAACCATGGCCAGCTTCGGAGGACATGCCATCCCTGGCGGGTTTTTCCTATTGTTGGGCCTCTGGCTGACGGTCAAATACGTCCTCCATCACTACTGGAGGAGAAACAAGGCCAAAGGTCGGCCGGTGGTGCCGCTTTTCTTCAAAAGAATGAACTATGGCGAGGGCGGCATGGCGGTCTTCGCCTCCTTTGTCGGTGAGTTTTCCTCTCGCACCACCACGCCACCAGTGCTCCTGGTCTGACCGCAGGTGTCCCCCCGCAGGGATAATGGTGGAACAGTTTGTGGTGAGCGGGCCACACGCCCACCTCTACGACAGAGAGAACAACTCCTGGGTTAAGCTGATGAACTGGCAGCACAGCACCATGTACCTGTTCTTTGGGATCTATGGAATAGTCCTGCTCGCCAGCACCGCGTCCCGACTGGTGCCGGTCGGCGTGGACCGCCTCGCCCTCTCCATGGCTCTATTTGTCGAAGGTGACGTGCGAAAGTGTTGTGGTTCTCCCTCCCCGAAGGTGTGCCTCCCTGACCCGGGCCGTGTCCTGCCTCCCCAGGGTTCCTGTTCTATTACCACGTGCACAGCCGGCCTCCGTTGGACGCTCACATTCAcaccctgctgctggtggccgTGTTCAGCGGGTCGGCCAGCGCCATGCTGGAGGTGTTCATGAGAGACAACGTTATTGTGGAGCTCTTCGGTAGCTGCATGTTCATCCTGCAGGGCACCTGGTTCTACCAGgtaatcccccccctcccccctaaaATGTCAGAATGTTACATTCTGTGACTAAacgtttcttcatttctgtcctttCAGATCGGTTTTGTTCTCTACCCACTAAGTGGACCAGAGTGGGACCTGAACCAGCACGACAACGTGATGTTCGTCACCATGTGCTTCTGCTGGCATCTGGCCGTGGCCCTGCTTCTGGTTGCGTGCATCTACTCGACAGTCTGGTGGTGAGACAGTTCAGCCTGCACGATTGGGACGAATGAGCTCCATCAActctgaaaaacaagttcaacCACTGCGAACATGCATAAACAACCAGGTTCACCTGTCAATGCAGCTACAACCTGCTATTCATGCTGTTTTTAGTGCTAATGAAGCTGCGCTCCACCTATTTCACAGCTCAGGCTAACCTTAAAGCTAATGCTACAGAACTGAAAGAGAAGTCACGAGCAGCCACGCAAGGCCTTCGTAGGTCTGGGATTATGCTGTCCTTGTGCCCTAATCTCCGTACTGTTGATTCTAATTTCAACAGGGCGGTGAATCGACTGTCGGGAAGAGGAGGCGACGTCGAGATCGGGATGCGAAACACCTCCAAATCCAGCTCCCAGAAAGCGTTGTTGGAAGCATCGGACGAAGAGTGAAAGTTATAATTTATCATTATTGAGCTAATTGTACTTGTTAGATGATAATGATGCAATTGTTTCAGAGCAAgactgtttcttttcttttttcattgaaggaaaatgtgaaaataaaatatggtgCATGTAAATATTTGCAGATTTACCGTTTGtccaatataaaaaaaaacaacaactaaagAACAAACAGAATTACAAgtttttattccacttttatGAGTCGGATTACAAAGTGCCAGGGCGATCTAGACAGAACGGTGATATTACTGTAACGTATGTGAAATGCTACGTGAAACAGCCTTTttcaaatctgtgtttttgcaTTGAACGTCGACGGAGGCGGAGCTCACTGAGCTGGTGGGTCTGGTGGGCGTTTAGGTGAAGCTGCTGTCGTGACGACGACCGTGGAGACGGACTTTGGGGAGCCCGCGGCcacgtgctgctgcagctgctgcgtctGGACGGTCTGGATGCGGACCTAAACAAGAACGAGCGTTTGTCCCATTTCTGAAGATTATTTTCAAttccagctggaaaaacaagagGCGCGCTCACTTGTGTGGCCTGTCcttgctgctgaagctgctggaactGCTGAGCTGTGACGAAGCTGACTGGTTTGTTCCCTGCGATCAGCTTTGTTCCGGCAGGCACCGAGGTCAGGATGATGTTCCTGCCCAGGCCGCTGATACTGCTCACGCAGAGAGAAAACAGCGAAATGCTTATTAATGTTTAAACCGTTTCAATATTACGACTTTGATTTGGGGTTTTACACATGAAAAGTACGATGAGAAATAGGCTGTAATTGTCCGTTATCCTTAATGAGGCTTACTTTGTGTTAATGCTTCCTTTTACCAAAGGTGTGGTCACCACGCTCTTGCTCTTCAGCGGCTGGTTAAGGACTGACAGCGGCACCGTTATCCGTGCGGGAAGCTTTCCCTGCAATGACGAGATCACAGGCATGCTTGAGGATTTGGAATGTGGAGGCTTGAAAGGCtatttttgaaaagaaataaataaaatagggtcaagggaaaaaaaatgaataaaataaggGCGCACCCTTGACAACAGCGACCCCTGAAGGCTAAATGGATATTTCACCATTTccaaatattattattttaccgTTTGTGTTGTAACCACTGTAGCAGGGACCTGTCgcactgtagctgtagctgttcCTAGAGTGAGAGGGGACCCGGAGACCCCCGGAGCTACCGTGATTCCTTTAGCACCAGCCACAACGCTGGCAGCCATGGAACAACATTGGCACACGTAGACGCCATGAGAGGTTTACTGCCGGTGGTGGTCGTCATCGTGATGGTCTGACCCTGCTTCTGTGGGATGACACCGAGTCCTGGCATTATCCGAATGGTGGTGCCGCTCTTGTCGGGCGAGGAGACGGCGGTGAAAGTCCTCGCCTTCTGGTCCCCCACAGCCAGCGTGGGCATCAGGCGGATGGCTGTGTCACCCGCAGCCTTCAGGAGGGCGGAGGCCGCGGGGGCCGCTTTACTGGTCTGCACCTCCGCCGCGCAGGGCAACGCGCCCGATGCGGAGGACGGCGACGcttgggggggggtgacgtgGAGAGTCGCCGAGATGCTCTTGTTGCCTGTGGTGGCGCTGCTCAGGAACTCGGGGGTGAGTTTGACCGTTGCGACTGGGGATTTGGCAAGAGTGGCCATCATGTCTGGGGTGATGCGCAGCACCGTCTGTCCCTTTGCATCCGTGGTGATGGACGAGGGGGGAAGACGCAGGACGTCTTTACCCTGGATGCGCAGGTTGGTCGCAGTAATTGGGATCCCTGTGCCTCCTGGACTCTTCATTCCCAACTGGCCTGTGATGGACACCTTTAACGAGAGTAATACAGTCAGGTTTAGAAGGGTGACAACGGCGATGAAGGTGGAGCTGCTTTGCCCAGTCAGCATTCCTGTCTCACACCGTCACCTGACTAATTATCCTGGAAAAAGGCCTCAAGCAAGTAGTGTACCTGTTTGATATTTGGGCTGGTCACACCttgcagcacagcaggagaagCCGAGCTTCCCGGACTCCCAGGTGAGAGCGTCGGAGGTTTGGCCACAGCTACAGCAGACACAGAGAGGGTGGTCGGCACCTGGACCGGGCTGCTAACGGTCTGAGTCCTCAGAGGCACAGAGACCACTGCCTGTCAATGGGCAGAGAGCATAGTTGGTTATACATTTACAATTACCCCTCCCTGGGGAAAACAAGAAGCTTTTATTTAGGTACCTGTGAAATGGCCGATACCGACACCGGCATCCTGATCTGGTGGGGTGTCTGATGCACCAGTGCTGCTTGCTGGTTTCCTGCAGAAGAAGCCAGGCCTGACTGGGTAGAAACCATCCGGACCTGAGGGAGGGAGCCTGCCGCCAGGTGACTCACTATCCTGGCAGCGTGTTGGGACGTGACGGGCTGTGAGACTGGCGGACCGGACTGAGAACTGGGTAAGATGGTTCCCAGCTGGggtagagatggaggagaaactAGAAGAACACTGGGAGGAAACAGGGGCAGAAGATTAATGATTACCAGGGATCAAGTTACAGGAATATACATCAGTACATAGTTTTTTTTAACGAGTATGGGGTCACACTTACCCTGGACTGGATTTGACTGTATCTGGGAGGCCACTCTTTGTGGGTGTCGTGGCTATGCTATATGGTAAAGGTGATTTCGGGGTCCCAGGCGTGGTCACAGTGGGTGTAGTGGGGGTAGGCGACATGGGATTACAGGCAGGATCCTGGCCCCCCTCCTGACATCCAGGTGCTTTACTGGCCCCATCTTTACTTCCAGATTTCTGCtcataaaatgcatttaaagcacAAAATCCAGTGAAATTCACATTTTCCCCACCACCACTGTAAGTAAATTTCAGTGTACTGATATTTTAACAGCGTCTTGTTGGAGTAAACAGGTGAAGCCTCGGGGAACTGGCAGGAGCAGACTCACAGGCTTGGATGAAGGTTTCGGTTTTTGCTGTAAGGCTTTTCTGgctttggctgcagcagcttgaGCCTGGTGAATCCTCTCtgggaacaaacaaacaaaagattcAACCAAACGAGCAAGCACGTTAAAACCATCTAAACTCTAAACATCAGCTAACGTCAAACAAACCAGCAGAGGGAATATTCTAAAAGATCCATTACCGAACTCCTCCTGACTGCGACTGCGGTGCAGATAAATCCAGAGTTTGCGGCCGATATCATATTTGACGCAGGGGTCTTTTTCATAGTGGAGTCTGTCCAAGGCCCCACTGACAACCGTGTTCACCTGGATGACAAAGGAAGTTTCATGGGGAAAAAACCCCATAAGAAACAAGTTAAGAAGGTGAAGACAGGTGCAGGAGGAAATAAAAGGTCTCACCTGTGCACTGGTGACATCTGCAGCCAGGAACTGCGAGTCCTTCAACAATTCACAGATCTCTGCCCTCGTCCCTTCTCCATTAGGCAACCTTGCTGCTGCGTCACgtactgcaggaagaaaaaatggaatcaaaaacacagacaaaacgGTCGAACTGCCTTAGAATCACAATCAAATCAAACTCTGACCCAAAGACAGAATGGTGACATATGGGGGCCGGTCTGAGCGGAGCAGCGTGTGTTCCCTGGCTTTGTTGAGAGACATCTCCTTATCAAAAACCCCCTTGACGGGCCCCACCACGGACTCAAAGCCGTGCATCCGGAAAGTGAAGGCTTTGTGCGGCTGGTTGTATCTCTGCTGCTCCTAACAAACGAACCGCAAAAAGTATGTTGGCTCAGAAAGTTCCCAGagataaatatataataataaagaGATCAATAAAAGATTTCTGGTAGCACACACAAACCTGGATCTGAAACACCTGCCGCTCATCACCTGTGCTGGGACGCACCACGTAGTCCGTTGAGCTGCAGGGTTTGAGAGACCTGCTGTTAATTATCACAATAATTCCACCATGAGCACTTAATAAAAGAAGCCCATCACATAATCTTACCCTCTGGGGGTGGGAGAGGTCATCTCTGACAGGtcttcattttctgtctgtgggaagggggaaaaaggctTTTTGAGTTGGGCCACATAACAAACGGTAAACGGAGCAGAACAACTGTATCAAAGTGTAACTTAAATCATTTCAGGTAGAGATGAAAGTGCATTTTAAAGACGCGACCTTGACGATCAGATCTCTGGAGTCCAGCCACAGCTGACAGAGGGCACTGACGTCCTTCTCTGCATCCTGAGTAGGGCCTTAAAGACAAGCGGTTGACTTTAAACTCCAAACAAACGGCACTCTTCATAGATGTGGCTGCATTCAGAGAGTCTTCAACTTCTCGGCCTTTCTTACCAATCCACCTCCACTGCTGCGCTTCGTCGGAAAACTCCACAAATGGAGAAAAGCCACTGGGGAGAGCCATCATACCATCTGAGCGACCAGGTCAGGCCGCAGGGAAACACAGGAGGAACATGTTGGCTTGGGTTGCAGAAAACAAGGTCTGATCGTTTCAGGTTGTGTGACGATACTTCTTCCTACCTTTGGTCTCTCCAGCCAGGAACTGCAGGGCCTGAACAACCAGATCGGACCAACACGGAACAGATGAAAACCACACATTCAGGGAGCTTGCTGGAGATGCCTGCCATGCCTGAACCTTGTCCTCCAGCTAACAGATCAACATTTCAATGTTGTCATTtatagaacacacacacagacacacacacacacacaaacagtgtgTACCACTGAAGTACTGCTGAGGATGTCCGCTCTCAAGAGGCTCTCCAGCAAGTTGAAAAAACTGACAGCAATTTCTTCGACTATAACGGTGCTGGTCTGAGTCTCCTCCACAGTCCTGCAATAACGGTGGATATTACATGAGGGTTACATTAGGTTCGACTCCTGCCACGTGCACGGCACTAGACTCACTCTTCCTTGATATTGGGCAGCGGAGTTGATGGCGTATCTGGGAGGGAGTTCATGATGTTTGCTGGGGGTGCTAGGGAGTCTGAAGGGGCGAGAGATTCACAGGGGTCTTCGGTTTCCACTTTTATCGtcctcattttcttcttccttctctcatctttcAGTTTCCTCTTTGGCAGAGTCAGATCACAGAGTGCTGGGGTGAAAAGGTACCGGGAATTCAACGACAAAATGCACTAGCCATtagatttaaaacacacacactaaacactTTCTACTTACGTAAAGTTCCTTTCCGACTAAAATTGGTTCTAGAGAGTATATCACCAAGATTGATATCCGAGGTCATCAAATCTGGGTGGTCCTGAAATAATTAAGCATTGGTGGAGTAAACAATGCACcaaaaaatacagtaaataaatataattatgaaaaaaaagcattttcctaCTGgcaatctcttcctcttctctcgaTGGTTTTGCAGCATTATTCTCAAGTCCTGTTCCCCTAGTTCTATTTtatctgtggaaaaaaaataacagtgaATATTTATTTGGGTTGAATTACCACAGGAATACAATCAAAGTGAGTTATCTCTCACCAGTCGACTTCATGTCTTGGGTGGAGAGGCTAGGAAGAATTTTAAGTGACACAGTTGGAGTTGGAGAAGACGGAGATTGTGGTGTTTGGGTCCACAATGACACGTCTGGAAGCAATGATGAGATATACAAATGTAGTGAAATGTCGTATTTTGGTTGTCAAACATCTTGGTCTTCTACAAACCATCATCGTCCGAGGAAGCATTGCTGTCTCCACATTCCGTCTTAACCTCTTTCAATATGCGGCTCAATCTCTTTCTCACTCTTTGCTCCCGTATTTCAGCATGTGTTTTAGACAGCAACTTTCTTTTTGGTGGAAAATCCAGACCATTGTGCACTGCAAACTCCAGCAATTCCTGCAACAAAAAGATGCATTAAAGCCTGTACATAAATTCTTGGGACAAACGGTACCCTTTATGTATTTGATTTAGAAAGCATACCTTTCTAGAGACAAGAATCTGCTTGACCAGTCTGTGGTAATACTGCTGAAGAGAGTACAACTGTCGCTTTTTCTGGGACTTGGCACACAGTTGGCGGTACTTGACCACCTCTGGGTGGAAGAACCCATCTATGGGAAGGTGACAATCGTTAAAACTTTGATCAGCACAACTTCATAAAACACATGATTTCACATGGGTGGGTTAAAAAAATGCTAGAAGCACCTCTGAATAGTTTCTGTGCAAGATGAAGGGGATTTCCAAAGTTAAAATTCCCATTATTGAATAAATCGCTGATGGTGCTCTCTTGCTCCCCGGCATTGTTTTCAGGAAATTGTGGCAAAAACTGACGAAGATGCTCTCTCTGAGAATCCGACAGGACTTCGCTCCAGGTGCTTTCACTCACCACGGAGAAGAAGATGTCAGGCTGTTGTGAACCAAAGGGAATCATTATTGAACATCTATACTGCAaatcacacatgcagacaaCTGAACGGCAAGTCAACACCGGGCTGTAGGTAATTTAACTGACATCCTCCAGGAGGTCCTCTGGAAGGTTGACTCTACAGTTGCCAAGCGTGCATTCCTCTGTGATGTGTCCAACAGGCTCTTCTTTTGGGTCAAGTGGATCTGTAAGCATATGGGTTAAGGCATCCATTCTTCTCTGCACCTCCCTGTacgaagaaaacacacaaacacatatacgAGTCAGGCCAACGTTTGAAGCGTTTACACTAGTGCACGATTTAGAAGTCGTCAAGTGCGAAACAATTAATGAAGGAAAAACTCAAGGATACAATCAAAGCATTAGCTACTCGGTGCAGTAACGCTTTCATTGTGGCGCTATTCTATAAGCTAAGCTATAGCCCGTTAAAGCATTTTGGGGTCCTGTATAATATTTCAATGTACTCACAGCACTCGTATAGATATATTTTCTGGTTTGCATAACTAAACGAACTATTTAAATTTGCACTCACCCGACGCCGCTAATGTTTTGTGGAGGGGGGAAGTATTTTATTGCCGCACCGATTTCTTCTTCTACTAAATGAGATTCCGGGATTTGTCATTTACGCACTCTACTGCCCCCTATAGAGAAGTAGTGCTCGACCACATAATGTCTTCAAGACAGAAAGTTTGTTAACTTTTTTCACTTCGTCATAGTCGATgctttctgtatttttatttattttttaaatatatttctgcATCCAGTTTCGTCCATGCATTATAATCTTATTGGGCGGTAAAGGCAAGATTCACAGATTTTTGAGGTAAGACTAGCTAGGTCATGTAacatattacattttaatattttaagaaAAATGTGCAGTGTAACATAAACATGTTCAGATTAGAATTTTTCTGAACAATCTTTAAACCAACATCTTTAATTCGAATGCACCCTCAGTGTAGTGACTATGCATATGTGTATATTCAAATCTATATGCAACTTGTCTTTACTGTCTTTACTGTGATTGTTCAGATTTGATTGAAATGATGGCAGAACTCCCATAACCTGAAATATGAAGCACTGTTTCAGATTCGTCAGCTTGCTCCACCTCCTGATGATGTTGTACCAAACGGTCCATCCCTCTGCCTCAAGCTACGGCCGCACAGAAAGTGGCACCGGCTGTGCCCTTCTGAAGGCTTCCAGACATTACAATAGGAACCAGGAATCCAACTGAGGCAACGAGACGGAAAGAACTTGTTATTGCTCTAAA is a window of Takifugu flavidus isolate HTHZ2018 chromosome 14, ASM371156v2, whole genome shotgun sequence DNA encoding:
- the gng8 gene encoding guanine nucleotide-binding protein G(I)/G(S)/G(O) subunit gamma-8, coding for MSNNMAKIADARKTVEQLKLEVNIERMMVSKAAADLMAYCENHAKEDPLVTPVPSSENPFREKKLFCTIL
- the nfrkb gene encoding LOW QUALITY PROTEIN: nuclear factor related to kappa-B-binding protein (The sequence of the model RefSeq protein was modified relative to this genomic sequence to represent the inferred CDS: inserted 1 base in 1 codon), with the protein product MDALTHMLTDPLDPKEEPVGHITEECTLGNCRVNLPEDLLEDPDIFFSVVSESTWSEVLSDSQREHLRQFLPQFPENNAGEQESTISDLFNNGNFNFGNPLHLAQKLFRDGFFHPEVVKYRQLCAKSQKKRQLYSLQQYYHRLVKQILVSRKELLEFAVHNGLDFPPKRKLLSKTHAEIREQRVRKRLSRILKEVKTECGDSNASSDDDDVSLWTQTPQSPSSPTPTVSLKILPSLSTQDMKSTDKIELGEQDLRIMLQNHREKRKRLPDHPDLMTSDINLGDILSRTNFSRKGTLPLCDLTLPKRKLKDERRKKKMRTIKVETEDPCESLAPSDSLAPPANIMNSLPDTPSTPLPNIKEETVEETQTSTVIVEEIAVSFFNLLESLLRADILSSTSVLEDKVQAWQASPASSLNVWFSSVPCWSDLVVQALQFLAGETKDGMMALPSGFSPFVEFSDEAQQWRWIGPTQDAEKDVSALCQLWLDSRDLIVKTENEDLSEMTSPTPRGSTDYVVRPSTGDERQVFQIQEQQRYNQPHKAFTFRMHGFESVVGPVKGVFDKEMSLNKAREHTLLRSDRPPYVTILSLVRDAAARLPNGEGTRAEICELLKDSQFLAADVTSAQVNTVVSGALDRLHYEKDPCVKYDIGRKLWIYLHRSRSQEEFERIHQAQAAAAKARKALQQKPKPSSKPKSGSKDGASKAPGCQEGGQDPACNPMSPTPTTPTVTTPGTPKSPLPYSIATTPTKSGLPDTVKSSPGVLLVSPPSLPQLGTILPSSQSGPPVSQPVTSQHAARIVSHLAAGSLPQVRMVSTQSGLASSAGNQQAALVHQTPHQIRMPVSVSAISQAVVSVPLRTQTVSSPVQVPTTLSVSAVAVAKPPTLSPGSPGSSASPAVLQGVTSPNIKQVSITGQLGMKSPGGTGIPITATNLRIQGKDVLRLPPSSITTDAKGQTVLRITPDMMATLAKSPVATVKLTPEFLSSATTGNKSISATLHVTPPQASPSSASGALPCAAEVQTSKAAPAASALLKAAGDTAIRLMPTLAVGDQKARTFTAVSSPDKSGTTIRIMPGLGVIPQKQGQTITMTTTTGSKPLMASTCANVVXMAASVVAGAKGITVAPGVSGSPLTLGTATATVRQVPATVVTTQTGKLPARITVPLSVLNQPLKSKSVVTTPLVKGSINTNISGLGRNIILTSVPAGTKLIAGNKPVSFVTAQQFQQLQQQGQATQVRIQTVQTQQLQQHVAAGSPKSVSTVVVTTAASPKRPPDPPAQ
- the tmem45b gene encoding transmembrane protein 45B, whose product is MASFGGHAIPGGFFLLLGLWLTVKYVLHHYWRRNKAKGRPVVPLFFKRMNYGEGGMAVFASFVGIMVEQFVVSGPHAHLYDRENNSWVKLMNWQHSTMYLFFGIYGIVLLASTASRLVPVGVDRLALSMALFVEGFLFYYHVHSRPPLDAHIHTLLLVAVFSGSASAMLEVFMRDNVIVELFGSCMFILQGTWFYQIGFVLYPLSGPEWDLNQHDNVMFVTMCFCWHLAVALLLVACIYSTVWWAVNRLSGRGGDVEIGMRNTSKSSSQKALLEASDEE